GGCACACAGGAGGCAGAAACCACCCAACACAAGTGAGATTCCTTCccagcctgctcctggctggggctgcccggggcagagggagagggcagggctgacgcctccctccccacccagcccTGAAGCTGCTGGTGGTCTCACTGCTGCCCGCCCCGTGCAGCCGGTTCCTCTGGAGCCAGCCGGACCAGTACCACGGCAGCAAGTTCTTCCTGGGAGCCGGCATAGGGACCCTCTTCGCCCTTGGTGAGTGTGCCCTGGTGCCAGGCACGGTGTCAGGCCAGTGGCACCGGGGGCTCAGGTCACATTCGCGTGttgtttcagggctctgccacctcctcATCGTCCCCATGAACTTCATGGAGATGCGCAAGGTGCAGCTCTGCTACGGGCTGGcaggtgaggatggggctgggactggggtgATGGGGACCATTGGGAGCCCTGGGGGGTTCTCTGCAGGACTGTGGGGACACCTCTCCGCTCTCCACAGGGGTGACTGCCTTGGGCTGGGCCACATCCCCCCATTTTCGCTGCGCCACCCTGCTCGTGGGCCCCAAATTCCTGGGCAAGGAAGGTCGGGTCTATGTCCTCTCCTTCGTCCTCACCGCCATCTACAATGGTAgggtccccccatgtccctctcccctgccccccagcgGGGTCCTGAGAGCTGGCGTGGTCTGAGCCACCCTTGCCGGTGGCAGGGCCGGTGGCCAACATCTGGCACAACCTGGAGGAGGTGACGCGCTCGCTGGGCTGCGTGGCCGAGCTGCAGATCAACCACAGCCGCCAGCTGTGGCAGTTGTCCATGGTCCCCCTGCAGAGCCTGATGGATGACATggcggtgaggcgggggggccgAGGGGGCGGCAGGGGGTCGGGTGGAGGTGGGCAAagcctgtgtgtgtctgtgtgtgttcccCCCGGCAGCACAGCGGAGGGACGCTGAACGACGAGATGCAGAACTTGTCGCATGCCTTTGTGAAGCTCAATGAGGAGGTGGCCAGTGAGGAGGGCTACGACCTGCGGCAGCGCCGGCACCCGGACCCCCGGCCCGGCCGAAAGACCCAGGAGCTCTTCGAGAAGAAGACCAAACTGCGCTGTGCCTGtgagcgggggggggtgggggcaggaggctggcagcacatggtgcaggcagctgccggtTAGGGGAGTCAGCTGTGTCAGCCCCCCATGTTGCAGGGCACCCCAGATGGTTCCCAGGGGGCTGAGTGTTCCTGCCCCCCCAGATGTGATCGAGCAGGGCATGCAGAAGTGCCGGGACTGGTTTGACTCCATGCACGACAAGTGCATGGAGAAAGTGTTTGTGCCCATCATCAGCCACCTCGTCTGCCTGCCCATGAAGCTCAAGATCATCTGCAAGATTGTCACAGGTGGGTGATGTGTGGGACCCCCACCCTGTCCTCCCTCGGTGGAGCAGCTCCAGTTctgccccccctgcagcccccgggaTGGCAGCCGCGGCCAGTGCCAAGGCGATACCTGGGGTCCTGGCTCTGCCAGCACCATCCCCACTCCATCCCCATTCCAACCCCACTccatcccccctccatccccactccATCCCTGTTCCATCCCTGCTCCATCcccgctccatccctgctccatcCCCCCTCTATCCCTGCAGTCGTGGACAAATGGTGCCAGAACAGGATCCCCGTGGATGGCAACTTTGGGCAGATGTACGACCAGGTGAACACCTCCGTTGGCAACTTCAGCCAGGAATTCACGGCCAGTGTCGTCTACCAGGTGGGGgcctctcccctctgcccagagccagggtgggggccagatcctgcctggCCCCACGGCCCCTCTGCCACAGGAGTACCATCGTGAGATGCTGATGAAGACCAACATGTCAGCGAAGCAGCTGATGGAGGACGTGAACTCGCAcctgcaggagcacagcagccGCCTGGGCTGGGCCGTCTCCTTCTTCCGCCTGGTGCTCTCCTTCACCTTCATCCTCGTCTTCATCTCGTGAGCCCCaggacggggggggtgggggggtaccagctgcagggctggtagAGGTAGAGCCCTCCTTTGGCAGCAGGTCGGGGAGGGCATGAAGACAAGGGGGGGATCCTGGAGAGCTGTAGCCGGTCCCTCGCACCCCCCGGACCCCCTCCTTTTTGCCAGGGCTTTCTCCTACACCAAGAAGTACTGCCAGGACATCTCCTTCGACAACCTCTACATCACCACCTACTTCCGCCAAAT
The sequence above is a segment of the Numenius arquata chromosome 27, bNumArq3.hap1.1, whole genome shotgun sequence genome. Coding sequences within it:
- the DCST1 gene encoding E3 ubiquitin-protein ligase DCST1, with protein sequence MEPMAAPGRVHSAGTEAHRRQKPPNTTLKLLVVSLLPAPCSRFLWSQPDQYHGSKFFLGAGIGTLFALGLCHLLIVPMNFMEMRKVQLCYGLAGVTALGWATSPHFRCATLLVGPKFLGKEGRVYVLSFVLTAIYNGPVANIWHNLEEVTRSLGCVAELQINHSRQLWQLSMVPLQSLMDDMAHSGGTLNDEMQNLSHAFVKLNEEVASEEGYDLRQRRHPDPRPGRKTQELFEKKTKLRCAYVIEQGMQKCRDWFDSMHDKCMEKVFVPIISHLVCLPMKLKIICKIVTVVDKWCQNRIPVDGNFGQMYDQVNTSVGNFSQEFTASVVYQEYHREMLMKTNMSAKQLMEDVNSHLQEHSSRLGWAVSFFRLVLSFTFILVFISAFSYTKKYCQDISFDNLYITTYFRQIDARRRKQHKRTLLPLRQAEVSTVIFPCRMAVQPSEMKNMVLELLECIAPLLLLLLACGLDRVLVTMLSVIQEHSFVQYSFHSSHHLSVHVMGRSLMARLLRSSVGALNTSSRIELDTSNVACLPQPRSMQWQEYTDSCLPLVVLVLLCLTQAYAYRLRRAIAAFYFPKREKRRVLYFYNKLLRQRQSFVQRQRKLIAQRARQHPGLGPSLLEWCCRRWPRLCRWLRRSCTVCGTPRTPQDWVCPTPTCSAPYCRPCWREAGRVCLVCTPGDLGLSEESSDEDTGYAA